In Brachypodium distachyon strain Bd21 chromosome 2, Brachypodium_distachyon_v3.0, whole genome shotgun sequence, one genomic interval encodes:
- the LOC100843768 gene encoding NDR1/HIN1-like protein 13 — protein MGDRAYAPSSKPVPVAAPRAANGTANGGGGGAPPRPPPMVPGRVPPPPMYRPKPMQPPPRRRRSGRGWCCACCLWLTLVLVGLVFLGAIAVGVFYVMYHPQPPTFAVTSLRLAALNVSDADSVTSRIEFTVTARNTNEKIAFAYGDIGSAFTADGTDIGDGTVPGFVHPPGNITVIKGSASATAATVDPVQAASLRSKKSHAMSVEMDSKVGFQIGRFKSKRINVRVLCSGFSAGLAKPAPSPEPIIVAAAPAPIRSKIRLSSSSSSSAGGGTTTDAKCKLRVKIWIWTF, from the coding sequence ATGGGCGACCGGGCGTACGCGCCGTCCTCCAAGCCGGTCCccgtggcggcgccgcgggcggCCAACGGCACggcgaacggcggcggcggtggggccccgcctcggcctccgccCATGGTGCCCGGCCGCGTCCCTCCCCCGCCCATGTACCGGCCGAAGCCGAtgcagccgccgccccgccgccgccggagcgggCGCGGGTGGTGCTGCGCGTGCTGCCTGTGGCTGACGCTGGTGCTGGTGGGGCTGGTGTTCCTGGGCGCCATCGCCGTGGGGGTGTTCTACGTGATGTACCACCCTCAGCCGCCGACCTTCGCCGTGACCTCGCTCCGGCTGGCGGCGCTGAACGTCTCCGACGCGGACTCCGTGACCTCCCGCATCGAGTTCACGGTCACCGCGCGCAACACCAACGAGAAGATCGCCTTCGCCTACGGCGACATCGGGTCCGCCTTCACGGCCGACGGCACGGACATCGGGGACGGCACCGTGCCGGGCTTCGTCCACCCGCCAGGCAACATCACCGTCATCAAGGGCTCGGcatccgccaccgccgccaccgtggaCCCCGTCCAGGCGGCCAGCCTCAGATCCAAAAAGTCCCACGCCATGTCAGTGGAGATGGACTCCAAGGTCGGGTTCCAGATCGGGCGGTTCAAGTCCAAGCGCATCAACGTGCGCGTCCTCTGCTCTGGCTTCTCCGCGGGGCTCGCCAAGCCAGCGCCCTCCCCTGAGCCGatcatcgtcgccgccgcgcccgcgccgatCCGGTCCAAAATCAGGCTGtcctcttcgtcctcctcctctgcaggCGGCGGGACGACGACGGACGCAAAGTGTAAGCTCCGCGTCAAGATCTGGATTTGGACGTTTTGA